One window from the genome of Rhodopseudomonas sp. P2A-2r encodes:
- a CDS encoding glycosyltransferase family 39 protein: protein MRFTSLIVELIRARPRLMFWVVVLFQAALWLIVPLMLYRGPPGDVATVLAFGREYQVGTDLGPPLAFWLADIAFRATGSHIVGVYLLAQLCFIVTFNALYLLGRAIVGGPQAVIAVLLTLTVTAFSSPGIAFGPEVLARPLFALVLLHGWQAIGLGRRSAWFALSIEAGLLLLTTVNAPWLLLLPLAFGLFTARGRRNLASFDPLLALLVIVALVLPWSIWVMRAGFRVLPELPRLNDPAAVATAWGWQIAGLLLAMTGIVVLTVLNWGRVARQSDDAPIVFRAPVDALARGYVFFFALAPALIGSLAAALYGRDQAVGGAGIALLMSGLAVVVATGDLVHLRHQLLLRKVWAFAVVAPALAVVASTLFLPWLGGGEQSTALPASAIGKFFGESFERRTNRPLQAVAGDPQLAALIGMSASRPHLLLDGGAARTPWITPEQFSASGGVVVWRAADTIGTPPEDIARRFPDLVPEVPRAFERLVSGRQPLLRIGWAIVRPKAP, encoded by the coding sequence ATGCGTTTCACCTCCCTGATTGTCGAACTGATCCGCGCCCGGCCGCGGCTGATGTTCTGGGTTGTCGTGCTGTTCCAGGCCGCGTTGTGGCTGATCGTGCCGCTGATGCTGTACCGCGGACCGCCCGGCGACGTCGCCACCGTGCTGGCCTTCGGCCGGGAATACCAGGTCGGCACCGATCTCGGGCCACCGCTGGCCTTCTGGCTCGCCGATATCGCCTTCCGCGCCACCGGCAGCCATATCGTGGGCGTCTACCTGCTCGCGCAGCTGTGCTTCATCGTCACCTTCAACGCGCTGTACCTGCTGGGCCGGGCCATCGTCGGCGGGCCGCAGGCCGTGATTGCGGTGCTGCTGACGCTGACCGTCACGGCGTTTAGCTCGCCCGGTATTGCATTCGGGCCCGAGGTGCTGGCGCGACCGCTGTTCGCGCTGGTTCTGCTGCATGGCTGGCAGGCGATCGGCCTCGGCCGCCGCAGCGCCTGGTTCGCGCTGTCCATCGAGGCTGGACTGCTGCTACTGACCACTGTCAACGCGCCGTGGCTGTTGCTGCTGCCGCTGGCCTTCGGCCTGTTCACCGCGCGCGGTCGCCGCAACCTGGCGTCGTTCGATCCGTTGTTGGCGCTGCTGGTGATCGTCGCGCTGGTGCTGCCGTGGTCGATCTGGGTGATGCGCGCCGGTTTCCGCGTCCTGCCCGAACTGCCGCGGCTGAACGATCCCGCCGCCGTCGCCACCGCCTGGGGCTGGCAGATCGCCGGCCTGCTGCTGGCGATGACCGGCATCGTGGTGCTGACCGTGCTGAACTGGGGCCGCGTGGCGCGGCAGTCCGACGACGCACCGATCGTGTTTCGCGCGCCGGTCGACGCGCTGGCGCGCGGTTACGTATTTTTCTTCGCCCTCGCACCGGCGCTGATCGGCAGCCTCGCCGCCGCGCTGTACGGCCGCGACCAGGCGGTCGGCGGCGCCGGCATCGCGCTGCTGATGTCCGGTCTCGCGGTGGTGGTGGCCACCGGCGATCTCGTGCACCTGCGGCACCAGTTGCTGCTGCGCAAGGTGTGGGCCTTCGCCGTGGTGGCGCCGGCGCTCGCCGTGGTGGCCAGCACCCTGTTCCTGCCCTGGCTGGGCGGCGGCGAGCAGAGCACCGCGCTGCCGGCCAGTGCCATCGGCAAGTTCTTTGGCGAGAGTTTCGAACGCCGGACCAATCGCCCGCTGCAGGCGGTCGCGGGCGATCCGCAACTCGCCGCGCTGATCGGCATGAGCGCATCGCGGCCGCACCTGCTGCTCGATGGCGGGGCGGCGCGTACGCCCTGGATCACGCCGGAGCAGTTCAGCGCGTCCGGCGGCGTGGTGGTGTGGCGCGCCGCCGACACCATCGGCACCCCACCGGAGGATATCGCCCGCCGTTTTCCGGACCTGGTCCCCGAAGTGCCACGCGCCTTCGAGCGGCTGGTGTCGGGCCGTCAGCCGCTGCTGCGGATCGGCTGGGCCATCGTGCGGCCCAAGGCGCCGTAG
- a CDS encoding ribonuclease HII, which translates to MIRVPAKDQPKPRKPAVIVKPPSFKRERALLKQGVWPVAGCDEAGRGPLAGPVVAAAVVLDPKRIPKGLDDSKRLTEAKREELFEEICATASFAVAFAAPARIDRDNILRASLWALARAVHALPDRPQHVLVDGRDKIEAACNCEAVIGGDGLVLSIAAASIIAKVTRDRLMCQLAQECPGYGFEVHKGYGVPGHLAALGRLGPTVHHRRLFAPVAAAREKHEAMARAGAMLAETSLETVEIAAAAG; encoded by the coding sequence ATGATTCGTGTTCCAGCCAAAGATCAGCCGAAGCCGCGCAAGCCGGCAGTCATCGTGAAGCCGCCAAGCTTCAAGCGCGAGCGCGCGCTGCTGAAGCAGGGCGTGTGGCCGGTGGCCGGCTGCGACGAGGCCGGGCGCGGCCCGCTGGCCGGTCCGGTGGTGGCCGCCGCCGTGGTGCTCGATCCCAAACGGATTCCGAAAGGCCTCGACGATTCCAAGCGCCTGACCGAGGCCAAGCGCGAGGAACTGTTCGAGGAGATCTGTGCCACCGCCTCCTTCGCGGTGGCCTTCGCCGCACCGGCGCGGATCGACCGCGACAACATCTTGCGGGCCTCGCTGTGGGCGCTGGCGCGCGCAGTCCATGCGCTGCCGGACCGGCCGCAGCATGTCCTGGTCGACGGCCGCGACAAGATCGAGGCGGCCTGCAACTGCGAGGCCGTAATCGGCGGCGACGGCCTGGTGCTGTCGATCGCTGCGGCCTCGATCATCGCCAAGGTGACCCGCGACCGGCTGATGTGCCAGCTGGCGCAGGAATGTCCCGGCTACGGCTTCGAGGTCCACAAGGGCTACGGCGTGCCCGGCCATCTGGCGGCGCTCGGCCGGCTCGGCCCGACGGTGCATCACCGCCGCCTGTTCGCCCCGGTGGCTGCGGCGCGCGAGAAACACGAGGCGATGGCGCGGGCCGGTGCCATGCTGGCGGAGACCAGCCTCGAAACCGTCGAGATCGCAGCCGCCGCCGGCTGA
- a CDS encoding PA0069 family radical SAM protein gives MSRNIAALKYPPVPAPSEPAGVPSPFPEIAVAIEKQRRRGRGAQSNDSGRFEAEARVAFDDGWQSLDELSPFKTTVAVDTARKVITRNDSPDIGFDRSINPYRGCEHGCVYCFARPSHAFLGLSPGLDFESKLFAKPDAPALLEKELAAPDYEPKMIAIGTNTDPYQPIERDSKIMRGILEVLERASHPVGIVTKSALVTRDIDILARMAKRNLAKVAISVTTLDPKLARTMEPRASTPAKRLEALRQLSEAGIPTTVMVAPIIPALNDAEIERILDAAAHAGVKEASYVLLRLPLEVRDLFREWLMANYPDRYRHVFTLIRDMRGGRDYDSQWGTRMKGTGPMAWMIGRRFEIACAKLGLNKRRSKLTTDHFAKPAGQQLSLF, from the coding sequence ATGAGTCGCAACATCGCTGCCCTCAAGTACCCGCCGGTCCCGGCGCCCTCCGAACCGGCGGGTGTACCTTCGCCGTTTCCCGAAATCGCCGTGGCGATCGAGAAGCAGCGGCGGCGCGGCCGCGGCGCCCAGTCCAACGACTCCGGCCGCTTCGAGGCCGAAGCCCGGGTCGCCTTCGACGACGGCTGGCAGAGCCTCGACGAACTGTCGCCGTTCAAGACGACGGTGGCCGTCGACACCGCGCGCAAGGTGATCACCCGGAACGACTCCCCGGACATCGGCTTCGACCGTTCCATCAATCCCTATCGCGGTTGCGAGCACGGCTGCGTCTATTGCTTCGCGCGGCCGAGTCACGCCTTTCTCGGCCTGTCGCCGGGGCTGGATTTCGAATCCAAGCTGTTCGCCAAGCCGGATGCGCCGGCGCTGCTGGAAAAGGAGCTGGCGGCGCCGGACTACGAGCCGAAGATGATCGCCATCGGCACCAACACCGATCCGTACCAGCCGATCGAGCGCGACAGCAAGATCATGCGCGGCATTCTCGAAGTGCTGGAGCGCGCCTCGCATCCGGTCGGCATCGTGACCAAATCGGCGCTGGTGACCCGCGACATCGACATCCTCGCCCGCATGGCCAAGCGCAATCTCGCCAAGGTGGCGATCTCCGTAACCACGCTGGATCCCAAGCTGGCCCGCACCATGGAGCCACGCGCCTCGACGCCGGCGAAGCGGCTGGAGGCGCTGCGGCAACTGTCGGAGGCCGGGATTCCCACCACGGTGATGGTGGCGCCGATCATTCCGGCCCTGAACGATGCCGAGATCGAGCGCATCCTCGATGCCGCCGCCCATGCCGGGGTCAAGGAAGCCAGCTACGTGCTGCTGCGGCTGCCACTGGAGGTCCGCGACCTCTTTCGCGAGTGGCTGATGGCGAATTATCCCGACCGCTACCGCCACGTCTTCACGCTGATCCGCGATATGCGCGGCGGCCGCGACTACGACTCGCAATGGGGCACGCGGATGAAGGGCACCGGGCCGATGGCCTGGATGATCGGCCGCAGATTCGAGATCGCCTGCGCGAAGCTCGGCCTCAACAAGCGTCGCTCGAAACTGACCACCGACCATTTCGCCAAGCCGGCGGGTCAGCAGCTGAGTTTGTTTTAG
- a CDS encoding PEP/pyruvate-binding domain-containing protein → MHIVRIGDGSTKPHSADSIGNKAANLARMAALGLPVPPAFVLPVRLCAAIISGDPRAERDLRHGLKDGIAFLEQATGKRFGDRRNPLLVSVRSGAARSMPGMLETVLDVGCTLAAVHGLIRTTGRPRLAWDCRRRFIESYAETVLGRDPAPLNARLTELIAAEQALSDRDLDSEALERLAGEQCALVDDDDDSWLEDAAAQLDSAARAVYRSWVSERAQTYRKLQQLDELEGTAVTVQAMVFGNGGLSSGAGVAFSRDPSTGLAKPMIDLVLDAQGEDVVSGRRTPDSEQSIARAMPAVAGELGDILKQLEREFVDVQDIEFTIEDGRLWILQTRTAKRTPRAALRIAIDLVHDGLITPKQALQRIDGIDLAALDHTRLADSSDPAIAGIGASGGIAVGRAAFDSASAQRLADTGEPVILLRPDTSTADVAGFAVAAGIVTSVGARTAHAALVARQMGRPCIVGCAGMVIDTDADQARLGDATLAAGDWICIDGDSGHIYLGKREIIVSHPDAELAEIEGWRSKGHGHHAAGPAPHHAAGQ, encoded by the coding sequence ATGCATATCGTGCGCATCGGCGACGGCTCGACCAAACCGCATTCGGCGGACAGTATCGGCAACAAGGCTGCCAACCTGGCGCGCATGGCAGCGCTGGGCCTGCCGGTGCCGCCGGCCTTCGTGCTTCCGGTCAGACTGTGTGCCGCCATCATATCGGGCGATCCGCGGGCCGAACGCGATCTTCGCCACGGGCTGAAGGACGGCATCGCCTTCCTGGAGCAGGCGACCGGCAAGCGCTTCGGCGATCGCCGCAATCCCCTGCTGGTATCAGTGCGCTCCGGCGCCGCGCGCTCGATGCCCGGCATGCTGGAGACCGTGCTCGACGTCGGCTGCACGCTGGCTGCGGTACACGGGCTGATCCGCACAACCGGGCGGCCGCGGCTGGCCTGGGATTGCCGCCGCCGCTTCATCGAGAGCTATGCCGAGACCGTGCTTGGCCGCGATCCCGCGCCATTGAACGCGCGGCTGACGGAGTTGATTGCCGCCGAGCAGGCTTTGAGCGACCGCGATCTCGACAGCGAAGCGCTGGAACGCCTGGCCGGCGAGCAATGCGCCCTGGTCGACGATGACGATGACAGCTGGCTGGAAGATGCGGCGGCGCAACTCGATAGCGCGGCGCGCGCGGTCTATCGCTCCTGGGTCAGCGAACGCGCACAGACCTACCGCAAGCTGCAACAGCTCGACGAGCTCGAAGGCACCGCGGTGACCGTGCAAGCCATGGTGTTCGGCAATGGCGGCCTCTCTTCCGGCGCCGGCGTGGCGTTTTCGCGCGATCCCTCCACAGGCCTGGCGAAGCCGATGATCGATCTGGTGCTCGACGCCCAGGGCGAGGACGTGGTCTCCGGCCGTCGCACCCCCGACAGCGAACAGAGCATCGCCCGCGCGATGCCCGCGGTGGCCGGCGAGCTCGGCGATATCCTTAAACAGCTCGAACGCGAATTCGTAGATGTCCAGGATATCGAGTTCACCATCGAGGACGGCAGACTCTGGATCCTGCAGACGCGCACCGCCAAGCGGACACCACGCGCGGCACTGCGCATCGCCATCGACCTCGTCCATGACGGGCTGATCACACCGAAGCAGGCGCTGCAGCGGATCGACGGCATCGATCTCGCGGCGCTCGACCACACCCGGCTGGCGGACAGCTCCGATCCGGCGATCGCAGGGATCGGCGCGTCAGGCGGCATCGCCGTCGGGCGCGCCGCCTTCGACTCCGCCAGCGCCCAGCGGCTGGCTGACACCGGCGAGCCGGTGATCCTGTTGCGCCCGGATACATCCACCGCCGACGTGGCAGGCTTTGCGGTCGCCGCCGGCATCGTCACTTCGGTCGGCGCCCGCACCGCGCATGCGGCGCTGGTAGCGCGGCAGATGGGACGGCCGTGCATCGTCGGCTGCGCCGGCATGGTCATCGACACCGACGCCGATCAGGCCCGACTTGGCGACGCCACGCTGGCGGCCGGCGACTGGATCTGCATCGACGGTGACAGCGGCCACATCTATCTCGGCAAGCGCGAGATCATCGTCAGCCACCCGGACGCCGAACTCGCCGAGATCGAAGGCTGGCGATCGAAGGGCCATGGTCATCACGCGGCGGGGCCGGCTCCGCACCACGCCGCGGGCCAATAG
- a CDS encoding glycosyl transferase has product MLSVIIPTEGVEQPAVATLAALVPGAAAGVIKEVLLVDRADNGVIEHVADVAGCGFLSFQGSRAAAMAAGARQSRSPWLMFLHAGAVLDAGWIEETSQFIQRMSGSDKPRAGIFRYARSPYSESTLRDGLKLLGRLMLGPSADQGLLIAREHYDRLGGYADAARAEARLLRRLGRSSRTLLRSRIIVA; this is encoded by the coding sequence ATGCTCAGCGTGATCATCCCCACCGAAGGCGTCGAACAGCCTGCCGTCGCCACGTTGGCCGCGCTGGTGCCCGGCGCTGCCGCGGGCGTGATCAAGGAAGTGCTGCTGGTCGACCGCGCCGATAACGGCGTCATCGAGCACGTCGCCGATGTCGCCGGCTGCGGCTTCCTGTCGTTCCAGGGCTCGCGCGCCGCAGCAATGGCCGCCGGCGCCCGGCAGTCGCGCTCGCCATGGCTGATGTTCCTGCATGCCGGCGCCGTGCTCGACGCCGGCTGGATCGAGGAAACCAGCCAGTTCATCCAGCGGATGTCGGGAAGCGATAAACCCCGAGCGGGAATCTTCCGCTATGCCCGCTCGCCCTATTCGGAGTCGACCCTGCGCGACGGGCTGAAACTGCTCGGCCGCCTGATGCTCGGACCTTCCGCGGATCAAGGCCTGCTGATCGCCCGCGAGCATTACGACCGGCTCGGCGGCTACGCCGATGCCGCCCGCGCCGAAGCCCGCCTGCTGCGCCGGCTGGGCCGTTCCTCGCGCACCCTGCTGCGCAGCCGGATCATCGTCGCCTGA
- a CDS encoding helix-turn-helix domain-containing GNAT family N-acetyltransferase — MTPTISDQQIAAVRDFNRFYTRRLGVLEQQFLDSPYSLTEARVLYELAHREAPSAKEIATALDIDAGYLSRIVQNFADKGLVTRRPLPTDRRQYQLGLTAKGRLASGRLDRSSHADIGAMLSQLAPHEANQVAQAMSTIERLLDARARARPKATLRAPIPGDIGWVVQSHGALYAAEYGFDASFEALVAEIAGKFLASFDASRERCWIAEIDGQPVGSIFLVRQSDDIAKVRLLLVDPAGRGQQLGQRLVAECIGFARQCGYSKITLWTQSILIAARKIYQQAGFVLVSTEPHRSFGQNLIGETWERDL, encoded by the coding sequence ATGACACCGACCATCTCCGATCAGCAGATCGCCGCGGTCCGCGACTTCAACCGCTTCTATACCCGCCGGCTCGGCGTGCTCGAGCAGCAGTTCCTCGACAGTCCCTATTCGCTCACTGAAGCGCGGGTGCTGTACGAACTCGCGCATCGCGAGGCGCCGTCGGCGAAGGAGATCGCCACCGCCCTCGACATCGACGCCGGCTATCTCAGCCGCATCGTCCAGAATTTTGCCGACAAGGGCCTGGTCACCCGCCGGCCATTGCCGACCGATCGCCGCCAGTACCAGCTCGGCCTGACCGCCAAAGGCCGCCTGGCGTCCGGCCGGCTCGATCGCAGCTCGCATGCCGACATCGGCGCGATGCTCAGCCAGCTTGCGCCACACGAGGCCAACCAGGTAGCGCAGGCCATGTCGACCATCGAACGACTGCTCGATGCGCGGGCCCGTGCGCGCCCGAAAGCGACGCTGCGCGCGCCGATCCCCGGCGACATCGGCTGGGTGGTGCAAAGCCACGGCGCGCTCTATGCCGCCGAATATGGGTTCGATGCGTCCTTCGAGGCGCTGGTGGCGGAGATCGCCGGCAAGTTTCTGGCGTCGTTCGACGCCTCCCGCGAGCGCTGCTGGATCGCCGAGATCGACGGCCAGCCGGTGGGCTCGATATTTCTGGTCCGGCAGTCGGACGACATCGCAAAAGTGCGGCTGCTGCTGGTGGACCCGGCCGGGCGCGGCCAGCAGCTCGGACAACGGCTGGTCGCGGAGTGCATCGGCTTCGCCCGGCAATGCGGCTACAGCAAGATCACGCTGTGGACCCAGAGCATCCTCATCGCCGCGCGAAAAATCTATCAGCAGGCCGGCTTCGTGCTGGTATCGACCGAGCCGCATCGCAGCTTCGGCCAGAACCTGATCGGGGAGACGTGGGAGCGCGACCTGTAA
- the moaB gene encoding molybdenum cofactor biosynthesis protein B, which yields MSSTDETKIFIPLNIAVLTVSDTRALADDKSGTTLVDRLTAAGHKLAAREIVTDDVPAIRAVIQKWIADPGVDAVITTGGTGFTGRDVTPEAIEPLFEKRMDGFSIAFHMLSHAKIGTSTIQSRATAGVAGATYIFCLPGSPGACRDGWDGILAAQLDYRTRPCNFVEIMPRLDEHLRRGKAKGASA from the coding sequence ATGTCATCCACCGACGAAACCAAGATATTCATCCCGCTCAACATCGCGGTGCTCACGGTGTCCGACACCCGCGCGCTGGCCGACGACAAATCGGGCACCACGCTGGTCGATCGCCTCACCGCTGCCGGCCACAAGCTGGCGGCGCGCGAGATCGTCACCGATGACGTGCCGGCGATCCGCGCCGTGATTCAAAAGTGGATTGCCGATCCCGGCGTCGATGCCGTCATCACCACCGGCGGCACCGGCTTCACCGGGCGTGACGTCACGCCGGAAGCGATCGAGCCGTTGTTCGAGAAGCGCATGGACGGCTTCTCCATCGCCTTCCATATGCTGAGCCACGCCAAGATCGGCACGTCGACAATCCAGAGCCGGGCCACCGCCGGCGTTGCGGGCGCGACCTATATCTTCTGCCTGCCGGGATCGCCCGGCGCCTGCCGCGACGGCTGGGACGGCATCCTGGCAGCACAGCTCGATTACCGCACGCGGCCGTGCAACTTCGTCGAGATCATGCCGCGGCTCGACGAGCACCTGCGTCGCGGCAAGGCGAAGGGCGCCTCGGCCTGA
- a CDS encoding neutral zinc metallopeptidase — translation MRYDDFRRSDNIDDRRDDEGGGGGGGGFGLPMGGGGLGIGTVIVLGLVGWAFGIDPRILIGGAEILTGGQQQAPTYQTDRRSAPSKGGAPTDEMGSMISGVLGEIDDRWSEIFQANGQKYSGPRIVLFKNATNGGRCGMAQAAMGPFYCPPDKQIFLDTGFFRQVETRFRGCSGNACKFTAAYIIAHEAGHHIQNLLGILPRVQRLQEQAGSKAASNALQVKVELQADCLSGVWVNREEKKRPGFLEAGDIDAALQTASAIGDDTLQRQAQGRVVPDSFTHGSAEQRKRWFMTGYQQGTVQACNTFGAQQL, via the coding sequence ATGCGTTACGATGACTTCCGTCGCAGCGACAACATTGACGACCGTCGCGACGACGAAGGCGGCGGCGGTGGTGGCGGCGGTTTCGGCCTGCCGATGGGCGGCGGCGGTCTCGGCATCGGCACGGTGATCGTGCTCGGCCTGGTCGGCTGGGCGTTCGGCATCGATCCGCGCATCCTGATCGGCGGCGCCGAGATTCTCACCGGCGGCCAGCAGCAGGCGCCGACTTATCAGACGGACCGCCGCTCGGCGCCCTCCAAGGGCGGCGCGCCGACCGACGAGATGGGCAGCATGATTTCCGGCGTGCTCGGCGAGATCGACGACCGCTGGAGCGAGATCTTCCAGGCCAACGGCCAGAAGTATTCCGGCCCGCGCATCGTGCTGTTCAAGAATGCCACCAACGGTGGCCGCTGCGGCATGGCGCAAGCGGCGATGGGGCCGTTCTACTGTCCGCCGGACAAGCAGATCTTCCTCGACACCGGCTTCTTCCGCCAGGTCGAAACGCGTTTTCGCGGCTGCTCGGGCAATGCCTGCAAGTTCACCGCGGCCTACATCATTGCGCATGAGGCCGGCCACCACATCCAGAACCTGCTCGGCATCCTGCCGCGCGTGCAGCGGCTGCAGGAGCAGGCCGGCAGCAAGGCCGCGTCCAACGCGCTACAGGTCAAGGTCGAGCTGCAGGCCGATTGCCTGTCCGGCGTCTGGGTCAACCGCGAGGAGAAGAAGCGGCCGGGCTTCCTTGAGGCCGGCGACATCGACGCCGCGCTGCAGACCGCCTCGGCCATCGGCGACGATACGCTGCAGCGTCAGGCCCAGGGCCGCGTCGTGCCGGACTCCTTCACCCACGGTTCGGCCGAACAGCGCAAGCGCTGGTTCATGACCGGCTACCAGCAGGGTACCGTGCAGGCCTGCAACACCTTTGGCGCGCAGCAACTGTAA
- a CDS encoding glutathione S-transferase family protein, translating to MLKFYFNGSPNPTKVALLLEELGLPYEPVPVDTRTGGQFDPDYLAINPNAKVPAIDDDGVVVFDSNAILLYLAEKTGKFLPPAGAKDRAELLSWLMFVATGVGPFFGQAVHFKHFAPEKIDYAHNRYQFEANRHLTVLNERLAGRAYMVGDSYTIVDMDVWGWARMTAFVLGDDALAKYANVKRLVDAISARPAAAKAIALKDRFTWKPDMDDAARSVMFKHLATKVA from the coding sequence GTGCTGAAGTTCTATTTCAACGGTTCGCCGAATCCGACCAAGGTCGCGCTGCTGCTCGAGGAGCTCGGCCTGCCCTACGAGCCCGTCCCGGTCGATACCCGCACCGGCGGCCAGTTCGATCCCGACTATCTCGCCATCAATCCGAATGCCAAGGTGCCGGCCATCGACGATGACGGTGTCGTGGTGTTCGACAGCAATGCCATCCTGCTCTACCTCGCCGAGAAAACCGGCAAGTTCCTGCCGCCTGCCGGCGCCAAAGACCGCGCCGAGCTGCTGTCATGGCTGATGTTCGTCGCCACCGGAGTCGGTCCGTTTTTCGGCCAGGCCGTGCACTTCAAGCATTTCGCGCCCGAGAAGATCGATTACGCCCATAACCGCTACCAGTTCGAGGCCAACCGCCATCTCACGGTACTGAACGAGCGGCTTGCCGGCCGCGCCTACATGGTCGGCGACAGCTACACCATCGTCGACATGGACGTCTGGGGCTGGGCGCGGATGACCGCCTTCGTGCTCGGCGACGACGCGCTGGCAAAATACGCCAACGTGAAGCGACTGGTGGATGCGATCTCCGCACGGCCCGCAGCGGCCAAGGCCATCGCGCTCAAGGACCGCTTCACCTGGAAGCCCGACATGGACGATGCCGCGCGCAGCGTCATGTTCAAGCACCTCGCCACCAAGGTCGCCTGA
- a CDS encoding nuclear transport factor 2 family protein, whose translation MSVAANKRLIQQIYTDSANRSGTTFADHLADDVCWIVTGQYSWSRSFKGRDAVVNGLMGHFRSLFDIRPRTVAYNFIAEGDTVVVEAKGDNVTKTGVRYDNDYCMVWRIEDGRIKQIKEYCDSALVEKVLGPFPQL comes from the coding sequence ATGAGCGTTGCTGCCAACAAAAGATTGATTCAGCAGATTTACACCGACTCCGCCAACCGCAGCGGCACCACCTTCGCCGACCACCTCGCCGACGACGTGTGCTGGATCGTCACCGGCCAATATTCATGGTCGCGCAGCTTCAAGGGGCGCGATGCGGTGGTGAACGGGCTGATGGGGCACTTCAGGTCGTTGTTCGACATCCGGCCGCGCACCGTGGCGTACAATTTTATCGCCGAAGGTGACACCGTCGTCGTCGAGGCCAAGGGCGACAATGTCACCAAGACCGGCGTCCGCTACGACAACGATTATTGCATGGTGTGGCGCATCGAGGATGGCCGGATCAAGCAGATCAAGGAGTATTGCGACTCGGCGCTGGTGGAGAAGGTGCTCGGTCCGTTTCCGCAGCTATGA
- a CDS encoding LysR family transcriptional regulator: protein MNLAAIDLNLLVALDALLRDASVSRAALRIGLSQPATSHALQRLRDVLGDPLLVRVGARMELTPRAQALRGPLAQALEQVRGLFVAEGFDATSSERRFRLMMPDLAVELLVPPLMAKISALAPNVQIDIVPWRGPAIFHAEFARTIDMVISIGNAFKGFHRQLLYTDSDALAVRRGHPAGTKLKRRADFLRAKHIAVVIRGNNADLIDNWLLPQGIERRIALTVPGYLEALHVSARSDLVAFVPRRLIAALAKSLELTTIAPPLDPGIDEQYMFTPTRAQFDPGSIWLRKVMLEIGKEMKALKT, encoded by the coding sequence ATGAATTTGGCTGCGATAGACCTCAACCTGCTGGTGGCGCTCGATGCCCTGCTGCGCGACGCCAGCGTCAGCCGCGCCGCGCTGCGTATCGGGTTGTCGCAGCCGGCCACAAGCCACGCACTGCAGCGATTGCGTGACGTTCTCGGCGACCCGCTTTTGGTGCGCGTCGGCGCACGCATGGAGCTGACGCCACGGGCGCAGGCTCTGCGTGGGCCGTTGGCACAGGCGCTCGAGCAGGTGCGCGGGCTGTTCGTTGCCGAGGGCTTCGATGCCACCAGCAGCGAGCGGCGCTTCCGCCTGATGATGCCCGACCTCGCGGTCGAACTGCTGGTCCCGCCGCTAATGGCGAAGATCTCGGCGCTGGCGCCGAACGTGCAGATCGACATTGTGCCGTGGCGCGGCCCGGCGATCTTCCATGCCGAGTTCGCCCGCACCATCGACATGGTGATCAGCATCGGCAATGCCTTCAAGGGCTTTCACCGGCAACTGCTCTACACCGACAGCGACGCGCTGGCGGTGCGGCGCGGGCATCCCGCCGGGACAAAGCTGAAGCGGCGCGCGGATTTTCTCAGGGCAAAGCATATCGCGGTGGTGATCCGCGGCAACAACGCGGACCTGATCGACAACTGGCTGTTGCCGCAGGGGATCGAGCGACGAATTGCACTGACCGTGCCGGGCTATCTCGAGGCGCTGCACGTATCGGCGCGCAGTGACCTCGTCGCCTTTGTGCCGCGCCGTCTGATCGCAGCGCTCGCCAAATCTCTGGAGTTGACGACGATCGCGCCGCCGCTCGATCCCGGTATCGACGAACAATACATGTTCACGCCGACGCGGGCACAGTTCGATCCCGGCTCGATCTGGCTGCGCAAGGTGATGCTGGAGATCGGAAAGGAGATGAAAGCGCTGAAAACGTAG